A single region of the Anoplolepis gracilipes chromosome 1, ASM4749672v1, whole genome shotgun sequence genome encodes:
- the LOC140668906 gene encoding uncharacterized protein, translating to MQPFATGSTMVTETPTSLPPERVTSPTPCRNLTFSIAKIMEPDKRLTEQNANQVPPLPSTIPATTTTTILQQPPSISSSSYSAHLKSAFEKYVPTLRHQDLLQHYPVLSKYYPLYYPSPLLRAFPGPPASTPSVTQNSPPPTTIQEASSRLSLANMSPENQRGKKSPAPRGEIGTVNKQKTFTCPECGKVFNAHYNLTRHMPVHTGARPFVCKICGKGFRQASTLCRHKIIHTAEKPHKCVTCGKAFNRSSTLNTHTRIHANFKPFVCEFCGKGFHQKGNYKNHKLTHSGEKAYKCNICNKAFHQVYNLTFHMHTHNDKKPFSCKICGKGFCRNFDLKKHMRKLHDAGSPVLSGLDQGQSHNQQSGYSSVYHGPEHSIVNPFILPPPGSTSYHSLSKML from the coding sequence ATGCAACCATTCGCGACGGGCAGCACAATGGTGACCGAGACACCGACGAGCCTGCCGCCCGAGAGGGTGACCTCCCCGACGCCCTGCCGCAATCTCACCTTCTCTATCGCAAAGATTATGGAGCCGGACAAGCGACTGACCGAGCAGAACGCTAACCAGGTTCCACCCCTGCCGTCAACGATACCagcaacgacaacgacgacaatTTTGCAACAACCACCGAGCATCTCTTCTTCGTCGTACTCGGCGCACTTGAAATCGGCGTTCGAGAAGTACGTACCGACTTTAAGGCATCAGGATCTGCTGCAGCATTATCCTGTATTGTCCAAATACTATCCGCTGTACTATCCTAGTCCCTTATTGAGGGCTTTCCCGGGCCCACCGGCTTCAACCCCGTCGGTCACGCAGAATTCGCCACCTCCAACGACCATTCAGGAAGCCTCTTCGAGGCTCAGTCTCGCCAACATGTCGCCGGAGAATCAGCGTGGCAAGAAGAGTCCGGCACCGCGTGGCGAGATCGGCACCGTGAACAAGCAAAAGACCTTTACCTGCCCGGAATGCGGCAAGGTGTTCAACGCGCATTACAACCTTACGCGACACATGCCGGTGCACACGGGCGCCCGGCCTTTCGTCTGCAAAATCTGCGGCAAAGGTTTTCGGCAAGCGAGCACCCTCTGCCGGCACAAGATCATCCACACCGCCGAGAAGCCGCACAAGTGCGTGACCTGCGGAAAGGCTTTCAATCGTAGCTCGACCCTCAACACCCACACGCGAATACACGCCAATTTTAAGCCGTTTGTCTGCGAGTTCTGCGGCAAGGGGTTTCATCAGAAGGGCAACTACAAGAATCACAAGTTAACGCACAGCGGCGAGAAGGCGTACAAGTGCAACATCTGCAACAAGGCATTCCACCAGGTCTATAATCTCACCTTCCACATGCACACGCACAACGATAAGAAACCGTTCTCTTGCAAGATCTGCGGCAAGGGCTTCTGCAGGAACTTCGACCTGAAGAAACACATGCGGAAGCTGCACGACGCGGGCTCGCCGGTGCTTAGTGGATTGGACCAGGGCCAGAGTCACAACCAGCAGTCGGGCTACTCGTCAGTGTACCACGGTCCGGAACACTCGATTGTCAACCCATTCATACTTCCCCCGCCTGGATCTACGAGTTACCATTCTCTCAGTAAGATGTTGTGA